A portion of the Luxibacter massiliensis genome contains these proteins:
- a CDS encoding carbohydrate ABC transporter permease, which yields MKGSIKFKQIGSASLFVLPALIPLIVFWIYPILRSVYISFTDWDYMSPEYNFVLFDNFSALFRDTRFYDALWNTVVFTLGTLIPTIVLGLLLALLMQKAFKGSSIIKFILFSPWITPTVAVSIVWTWIYDPGTGAANTVLNFFHLPALQWIKSSDTAMLAVVIVTVWKSLGYAMIFYLSALEKVPGELYEASGLDGAKRWQRFRDVTIPCISPTTFFLVIITMVTSLQAYDQIQILTQGGPSGSTRTLLYMYYQLGFEEFNMGQATAVAIVMIGITVLLSVIQFTASKKWVHY from the coding sequence ATGAAAGGTAGCATAAAATTTAAACAAATAGGCAGCGCTTCGTTATTTGTCCTGCCAGCTTTAATTCCGCTTATTGTATTCTGGATTTATCCTATATTGAGATCTGTATATATCAGCTTTACAGACTGGGACTATATGTCTCCTGAATATAATTTCGTACTTTTTGACAATTTCAGCGCCCTGTTTAGGGATACAAGGTTTTACGATGCCCTCTGGAATACAGTAGTATTTACTTTGGGGACATTAATTCCCACGATTGTGCTTGGGTTATTGCTGGCTCTTTTGATGCAGAAGGCATTTAAAGGAAGCTCAATTATAAAATTTATTTTATTTTCCCCATGGATTACACCTACAGTTGCAGTGTCCATTGTATGGACATGGATCTATGACCCTGGCACAGGAGCCGCAAATACGGTACTTAACTTTTTCCACCTCCCGGCGCTCCAGTGGATTAAAAGTTCGGATACGGCCATGTTGGCAGTAGTCATTGTGACAGTATGGAAGAGCCTGGGATATGCTATGATATTTTATCTTTCTGCCCTGGAAAAAGTTCCGGGAGAGCTGTATGAAGCCAGCGGACTGGACGGGGCAAAGAGATGGCAGAGGTTCCGGGATGTGACAATTCCCTGTATTTCGCCGACCACCTTTTTTCTTGTGATTATTACAATGGTTACTTCCCTGCAGGCCTATGACCAGATACAGATCCTGACACAGGGAGGCCCGTCAGGGAGTACCAGGACTCTGCTGTACATGTATTATCAGCTTGGCTTTGAAGAGTTTAATATGGGACAGGCCACGGCAGTGGCGATTGTCATGATAGGCATTACAGTGCTTTTGTCTGTCATACAGTTCACGGCATCGAAGAAATGGGTTCATTATTAG
- a CDS encoding Mrp/NBP35 family ATP-binding protein has protein sequence MSEEFSSGCSEESCAGCAQAGTCGGKKEDFRVPANAFSQIKKVIGVISGKGGVGKSLVTASLARLMRKEGYTVGILDADITGPSIPKMYGVHEMAKGTEDGMFPCIAKDETRIMSVNLLLEEEDMPVIWRGPVIAGVVTQFWSDVMWGDLDYLFVDMPPGTGDVPLTVFQSLPVDGVVIVTSPQDLVQMIVRKAYNMAKQMHVPVLGIVENYSYVKCPDCGKEIEIFGKSHIDEIAAGLGVPVLGKMPVDTQLAKAVEEEKFYEVENPYLEVQL, from the coding sequence ATGTCAGAAGAATTCAGCAGCGGCTGCAGTGAGGAATCCTGTGCAGGATGTGCCCAGGCAGGGACATGTGGGGGCAAAAAGGAGGATTTCCGTGTTCCTGCCAATGCGTTTTCCCAGATTAAGAAAGTAATCGGCGTCATCAGCGGGAAGGGCGGCGTAGGTAAATCTCTTGTCACAGCGTCTTTGGCCCGCTTGATGCGTAAAGAAGGATATACAGTGGGGATTCTGGACGCGGACATTACAGGGCCGTCGATTCCTAAAATGTACGGCGTACATGAGATGGCAAAAGGGACAGAGGACGGTATGTTTCCTTGTATTGCGAAAGATGAAACAAGGATTATGTCTGTAAATCTGTTGTTGGAGGAGGAGGACATGCCGGTTATCTGGAGAGGGCCGGTAATCGCAGGTGTAGTGACACAATTCTGGTCTGATGTTATGTGGGGGGATTTGGATTATCTGTTTGTAGACATGCCTCCGGGTACAGGGGATGTGCCCCTTACTGTATTTCAGTCCCTTCCCGTGGATGGGGTTGTTATTGTGACTTCCCCCCAGGATCTAGTGCAGATGATTGTCAGAAAGGCTTACAATATGGCCAAACAGATGCATGTGCCTGTACTGGGAATTGTGGAGAATTATAGTTATGTCAAATGTCCTGACTGCGGCAAAGAAATCGAAATTTTTGGGAAGAGCCATATTGACGAGATAGCCGCAGGGCTGGGAGTCCCAGTGTTGGGAAAGATGCCTGTGGATACACAGCTGGCAAAAGCTGTTGAGGAAGAAAAGTTTTATGAGGTGGAGAATCCCTATTTAGAAGTCCAATTATAG
- a CDS encoding ABC transporter permease: protein MSELFYEIQGYFAGNFSEYLTSLGEHISISLLSLLAAALIGIPLGCACVRNGRWEKWVTGCFQVLRIIPSLAVLILLIPIMGTGARPAVSALVLLAIPPILMNTAAGFKGVPEFMTETAAGLGMTGRQMFWKVEVPLALPLILTGMRTAAVEIVASAAIAAKIGAGGLGGLILTGLGLNRTDLLLVGGISVALLSLLFGALFGLAERWMLRYKYI from the coding sequence ATGTCAGAACTATTTTATGAAATACAGGGATATTTTGCCGGTAACTTTAGTGAGTACCTGACCAGCCTGGGGGAGCATATCAGCATCAGCCTGCTTTCTCTGCTGGCAGCGGCGCTGATAGGCATTCCCCTGGGCTGTGCCTGTGTGAGAAATGGGCGGTGGGAGAAGTGGGTTACAGGGTGTTTTCAGGTACTTCGGATTATTCCCAGCCTGGCAGTCTTGATTTTACTGATTCCCATAATGGGGACAGGGGCCAGGCCGGCCGTATCCGCCCTGGTGCTTCTGGCAATCCCCCCTATTTTGATGAACACGGCAGCCGGATTTAAAGGGGTGCCAGAATTTATGACAGAGACTGCGGCGGGCCTTGGCATGACTGGACGCCAGATGTTCTGGAAGGTAGAGGTGCCCCTGGCCCTGCCCCTTATTCTGACAGGGATGCGTACGGCGGCAGTGGAAATTGTGGCCAGTGCGGCCATTGCCGCAAAAATTGGAGCTGGGGGACTGGGGGGCCTGATACTCACTGGACTGGGACTCAACCGCACAGACCTCCTGCTGGTAGGGGGGATTTCTGTGGCCCTGCTTTCTCTTTTGTTCGGCGCCTTATTTGGACTGGCCGAGAGATGGATGCTGCGGTATAAATACATTTAA
- a CDS encoding glycine betaine ABC transporter substrate-binding protein, translating into MKILCKRIIAVVMCLTVAGGFAACGAKKGASEDGGEKAEIRVGSKDFTEGLLVSEIYALALEDGGYKVDRVFDIAGSVVHTALVNDEIDLYPEYTGTGLLTVLGMDMLTDPQEVYDTVKAEYQKQFQVTWLDYAAANDGQGLAVRTEVAKELGIETISDLQKYAKELRFASQGEFDEREDGLPGLEKVYGEFNWKSSKVYDSGLKFEVLRNDEADVTPVYTTDGPLAEKEEFTLLTDDKKVWPPYNLAPVVRDDALENTPEIADILNTVSASLDTEILTELNARVDVEKEDYEDVAADFYASTF; encoded by the coding sequence ATGAAAATACTTTGTAAGAGAATCATCGCTGTAGTGATGTGCCTGACGGTGGCAGGGGGATTTGCCGCCTGTGGCGCAAAAAAGGGTGCTTCTGAAGATGGGGGAGAGAAGGCGGAGATACGGGTTGGCTCCAAAGACTTTACAGAGGGCCTGCTGGTATCAGAAATCTATGCCCTTGCCCTGGAGGATGGGGGATATAAGGTGGACAGGGTATTTGACATCGCAGGTTCTGTAGTCCATACTGCACTGGTCAATGACGAGATTGACCTGTACCCTGAATATACGGGGACAGGACTTTTGACTGTCCTTGGGATGGATATGCTGACAGACCCCCAGGAAGTGTACGATACAGTGAAGGCGGAGTATCAAAAGCAGTTCCAGGTGACCTGGCTGGATTATGCAGCGGCCAATGACGGCCAGGGACTGGCTGTCAGGACAGAGGTGGCCAAAGAACTGGGAATCGAGACTATTTCAGACCTCCAGAAGTATGCAAAGGAGCTTAGGTTTGCATCCCAGGGAGAATTTGATGAGCGGGAGGACGGCCTTCCTGGTCTGGAGAAAGTGTACGGTGAATTTAACTGGAAATCATCGAAAGTATATGACAGTGGCTTGAAATTCGAAGTATTAAGAAATGATGAGGCAGACGTCACGCCTGTTTACACCACAGACGGCCCTCTGGCAGAAAAGGAGGAGTTTACCCTCCTTACGGATGACAAAAAAGTATGGCCGCCCTATAACCTGGCGCCAGTTGTGCGGGACGATGCCCTGGAAAATACGCCGGAGATTGCAGACATACTGAATACGGTCAGCGCTTCCCTGGACACAGAAATCCTCACTGAGCTCAATGCAAGGGTAGATGTGGAGAAAGAGGATTATGAGGATGTGGCTGCAGACTTTTATGCTTCCACATTTTAG
- a CDS encoding putative manganese-dependent inorganic diphosphatase, which translates to MENRVNKTRVYVVGHKNPDTDSICSAIAYANLKNQVTGKEHTPRRAGQLNEETQYVLERFKVKVPALLSDLRVQVKDVELRKIEGLSGSVSIKTAWARMKEMNIKTLPVTREGKLEGLITIGDIATSYMDVYDSTILSTARTQYRNIASTIGGKVVIGNDHSYLLKGKVGIAASSRDLMSEFIEKDDLVILGNRREAQQCAIDLNVGCMVICQGAGVPDDIMEQARKKEIVIITTPHDTFTVARQINQSIPVRHFMTKDSLITFKMRDYVDDVKDVMAHKRFRDFPIVDNKGNFLGFISRRRLLNSRKKQVILVDHNEKNQAVDGIEEADVLEIIDHHRLSSIETMGPVFFRNQPVGCTATIVYQMYQEEGVEVDSVTASLLCSAIISDTLMFRSPTCTALDEASARKLAQIAGINIEELALEMFHAGSNLKGKSPEEIIFLDFKQFTVNETVIGVGQVNSMSAEELQDIKADVLPHLDRARKSHKLDMVFFMLTNIITESSELLCCGSDARDKIISAFDLREDTEDILLKGVVSRKKQLVPTLVGALQQ; encoded by the coding sequence ATGGAAAATAGAGTAAATAAGACAAGGGTATATGTGGTGGGCCACAAGAATCCGGATACAGATTCAATCTGTTCTGCAATTGCCTATGCAAACCTTAAGAACCAGGTAACAGGAAAAGAACATACTCCGCGCAGGGCCGGCCAGCTCAATGAGGAGACTCAGTATGTACTGGAACGGTTTAAAGTGAAAGTGCCCGCCCTGCTCTCAGATCTCCGTGTACAGGTTAAGGATGTAGAATTGAGGAAAATTGAAGGCTTAAGCGGAAGTGTTTCAATTAAGACTGCCTGGGCAAGGATGAAAGAGATGAATATTAAGACACTGCCGGTGACAAGAGAAGGGAAGTTAGAGGGACTGATTACAATCGGGGATATTGCTACATCCTATATGGATGTATACGACAGTACGATACTCTCAACGGCCAGGACACAATACAGAAATATAGCCTCCACGATTGGGGGAAAAGTGGTCATTGGAAATGACCACAGTTACCTTCTAAAAGGAAAAGTGGGAATTGCGGCATCTAGCCGGGATCTAATGTCTGAGTTTATTGAAAAGGACGACCTGGTTATACTGGGAAACAGAAGAGAGGCACAGCAATGTGCAATTGACCTGAATGTGGGTTGTATGGTAATCTGCCAGGGGGCCGGGGTTCCAGATGATATTATGGAGCAGGCCAGGAAGAAAGAAATCGTAATTATTACCACTCCCCATGATACGTTTACTGTGGCCAGGCAGATTAACCAGAGTATCCCGGTACGCCATTTTATGACAAAGGACAGCCTGATTACTTTTAAAATGCGTGATTATGTAGACGACGTGAAAGATGTCATGGCACATAAGAGATTCCGTGACTTCCCTATTGTGGACAATAAGGGGAATTTCCTCGGATTCATATCCAGGAGGCGGCTGCTCAACAGCAGAAAAAAGCAGGTCATTCTTGTGGACCATAATGAAAAGAACCAGGCCGTGGATGGTATTGAGGAGGCCGATGTGCTTGAAATCATCGACCATCACAGGCTTAGCAGCATTGAAACTATGGGCCCCGTATTTTTCAGAAACCAGCCCGTGGGGTGTACTGCCACCATTGTTTACCAGATGTATCAGGAAGAGGGAGTGGAGGTGGATTCTGTGACAGCGTCCCTTCTCTGCTCTGCGATCATATCAGATACGCTGATGTTCCGCTCACCTACGTGCACGGCTTTAGACGAGGCCTCTGCCAGGAAGCTGGCACAGATTGCTGGGATTAATATTGAAGAGCTGGCGCTGGAAATGTTCCATGCAGGCAGCAACCTGAAAGGCAAGAGTCCGGAGGAAATTATATTCCTGGATTTCAAGCAGTTTACAGTAAACGAGACAGTTATTGGGGTGGGACAGGTGAACTCCATGAGCGCAGAGGAGCTCCAGGATATAAAAGCCGATGTGCTCCCCCATCTGGACAGGGCCAGAAAGTCCCATAAGCTGGATATGGTATTCTTTATGCTGACCAATATAATTACAGAGTCATCAGAATTGCTCTGCTGTGGCTCTGACGCCAGAGATAAGATAATTTCGGCCTTTGATTTGAGGGAGGATACGGAAGATATTCTTCTGAAAGGCGTTGTATCCAGGAAGAAACAGCTCGTTCCCACATTGGTAGGGGCGCTGCAGCAGTAA
- a CDS encoding ABC transporter permease — protein MTEYIFRHYDDLLEALAEHIQIVAVSLFFSLLIAGGLTVASAYSRKMGEILIQIFSVVYAIPSLALFALLIPVTGLGAKTAVIVLTAYNQYILLRNFITGLNETDAAAVEAARGIGMSVMQVLVRVRLPLGKKAVFTGIQLSAVSTIGIATIAAMINAGGLGTILFDGLRTMNVYKILCGSILSAGLALLVNGVFGTLERRLYSGYRP, from the coding sequence GTGACAGAATATATTTTCAGGCACTATGATGATTTGCTGGAGGCTTTGGCAGAGCATATCCAGATTGTGGCTGTGAGTTTGTTTTTTTCTCTTCTTATTGCCGGGGGCCTGACAGTTGCCTCAGCCTACAGCAGAAAGATGGGGGAAATACTGATCCAGATTTTTTCGGTTGTCTATGCCATCCCCAGCCTGGCTTTGTTTGCCCTTTTGATTCCTGTGACAGGACTGGGTGCAAAAACGGCCGTCATTGTACTGACTGCATACAATCAGTATATCCTGCTGAGGAACTTTATCACTGGACTTAACGAGACAGATGCCGCGGCAGTGGAGGCGGCCAGAGGTATCGGGATGAGTGTCATGCAGGTACTGGTGCGGGTAAGGCTTCCCCTGGGGAAAAAGGCGGTTTTTACGGGGATTCAGCTAAGTGCAGTGTCCACCATTGGTATAGCTACAATTGCAGCTATGATTAACGCAGGAGGCCTGGGAACTATTTTGTTTGACGGCCTGCGGACAATGAATGTCTATAAAATTTTGTGCGGCAGTATTCTTTCAGCAGGACTTGCACTTTTGGTAAACGGAGTTTTCGGGACTTTGGAGAGGCGGCTGTATTCAGGATACAGGCCATAA
- a CDS encoding ABC transporter ATP-binding protein, translating to MGSTAIEFQNVSKRFKKASGYALKDVSFTIEEGEFITILGSSGCGKTTLLKMINRLYDPDEGEILLSGKKIAHLEPSGLRRKIGYVIQQIGLFPHMTVAENVAAVPRLLKWEEDAITGRVRELLKLVGLDPGEYQARYPSQLSGGQQQRVGLARALAADPGIMLLDEPFGALDAITRIGLQDELQAIHRGMNKTFLLVTHDMNEAFKLGTRVMVMSGGEIRQFDTPGEIVRNPADSFVEMLIRSAREQEKLWEGLL from the coding sequence ATGGGAAGTACGGCAATTGAATTTCAGAATGTAAGTAAAAGGTTTAAGAAAGCCTCGGGTTACGCGCTGAAGGATGTGTCTTTTACGATAGAGGAGGGAGAATTTATTACCATACTGGGTTCCTCCGGCTGCGGGAAGACAACTCTCCTTAAAATGATAAACCGGCTGTATGACCCGGATGAGGGGGAGATCCTTTTGTCCGGTAAAAAGATCGCGCATCTGGAGCCTTCAGGGCTCAGGAGAAAAATCGGCTATGTGATTCAGCAGATAGGACTGTTCCCCCATATGACTGTGGCTGAGAATGTGGCGGCAGTACCCAGGCTTTTAAAGTGGGAGGAGGATGCGATAACTGGCAGAGTCAGGGAACTGCTTAAGCTTGTAGGGTTAGATCCAGGGGAATACCAGGCCCGGTATCCTTCCCAGCTCTCAGGCGGGCAGCAGCAGAGAGTAGGCCTGGCCCGCGCCCTGGCGGCAGATCCGGGGATCATGCTTTTGGACGAGCCATTCGGGGCCCTGGATGCGATTACACGTATAGGGCTTCAGGATGAACTGCAGGCAATACACCGGGGGATGAATAAAACTTTTCTGCTGGTTACCCATGATATGAATGAAGCCTTTAAGCTGGGCACCCGTGTTATGGTCATGAGCGGAGGGGAAATCAGGCAGTTTGATACACCTGGCGAAATTGTGAGAAACCCGGCAGACTCATTTGTAGAAATGCTCATCCGTTCTGCGAGAGAGCAGGAAAAGCTGTGGGAGGGACTGCTGTGA
- a CDS encoding carbohydrate ABC transporter permease, whose protein sequence is MRIRTGIEKAGKGVILLVFSIFTIFPFIWMVLSALKTKAEIMDVSAFFPAEFQWQNFYEVIFNSPLLKYVGNSLYVSFITLALQIVTGAMLAYAIVFMRFKGKKILFAVIMGTYMLPTAASYIPSYIILANVNLLNTFTGLILSNCVSIFGIFLLRQAFMQVPAGLIEAARIDGANHWKILWRVVCPMTKSSFITFGLMNFITCYNNYMWPSLITDSDEKMLVSQGLRKFFIEGGAYGTEWPLVMAGSTLIVLPLLILFAFTQKWFINGIGGDTGMKG, encoded by the coding sequence ATGAGAATAAGAACAGGGATAGAGAAGGCCGGAAAGGGCGTCATTCTGCTGGTTTTCAGCATTTTTACAATATTTCCGTTTATCTGGATGGTATTAAGCGCGCTAAAAACAAAGGCAGAAATTATGGACGTAAGTGCGTTCTTTCCAGCAGAATTTCAGTGGCAGAATTTTTATGAGGTTATTTTTAATTCCCCTCTGCTTAAATATGTGGGGAACAGCCTGTATGTGTCATTTATTACGCTGGCCCTGCAGATTGTGACAGGGGCAATGCTTGCGTATGCCATTGTATTTATGCGCTTTAAGGGGAAGAAGATACTGTTTGCAGTAATTATGGGAACCTATATGCTTCCCACAGCAGCGTCTTATATTCCCAGCTATATTATTCTGGCAAATGTAAATCTTTTAAATACTTTTACCGGACTGATTTTATCAAACTGTGTGAGTATTTTTGGCATTTTTCTTTTGAGGCAGGCTTTTATGCAGGTGCCGGCGGGGTTAATCGAGGCCGCCAGGATTGACGGCGCCAACCACTGGAAAATCTTGTGGAGGGTTGTCTGCCCCATGACAAAATCATCCTTTATTACTTTTGGCCTGATGAATTTTATAACCTGCTATAACAATTATATGTGGCCTTCCCTGATAACGGATTCAGATGAAAAGATGCTTGTCTCGCAGGGACTTAGGAAATTTTTTATTGAGGGGGGCGCCTATGGGACAGAATGGCCCCTTGTAATGGCTGGAAGCACGCTGATTGTACTGCCGCTTCTGATACTTTTTGCATTCACCCAGAAATGGTTTATCAATGGGATCGGCGGAGATACGGGTATGAAGGGATAA
- a CDS encoding flavin reductase family protein: MGKQIWKPGNMLYPLPAVMVSAGNKAGDTNILTIAWTGTVCTNPPMAYISVRPQRHSYQMICDTKEFVINLATEKMAEAVDYCGVRSGRDVDKWKETGLTKEASSVLEYAPCIQESPVNIECRVTEVQELGSHHMFLAEVAAVRIDDSFMNAENTFELNKSGLLVYSHGEYLGTGRTLGTFGGSVRKKNSRPKKKGRHSKGRR; the protein is encoded by the coding sequence ATGGGAAAACAGATATGGAAGCCGGGGAATATGCTCTATCCCCTTCCTGCTGTGATGGTAAGTGCGGGCAATAAGGCAGGGGATACAAATATCCTGACAATTGCATGGACAGGGACGGTCTGTACCAATCCCCCTATGGCTTATATTTCTGTCAGGCCCCAGCGCCATTCCTATCAGATGATATGTGACACAAAGGAATTTGTCATCAATCTGGCAACTGAAAAGATGGCAGAGGCTGTAGATTACTGTGGGGTCCGGTCTGGACGAGATGTGGATAAATGGAAGGAAACAGGACTGACTAAGGAGGCTTCCTCTGTATTAGAATATGCGCCCTGCATTCAGGAGAGTCCGGTGAATATTGAGTGCAGAGTGACAGAGGTACAGGAACTCGGGAGCCACCACATGTTTCTGGCAGAAGTGGCTGCGGTGCGGATCGACGATTCCTTTATGAATGCAGAGAATACATTCGAATTGAATAAGTCGGGACTGCTTGTGTATTCCCACGGGGAGTACCTGGGGACTGGCAGGACACTGGGGACTTTCGGGGGGAGTGTGAGGAAGAAAAACAGCAGGCCGAAAAAGAAGGGCAGGCACAGTAAGGGCAGAAGATGA
- a CDS encoding S1 RNA-binding domain-containing protein: protein MSEEMKTEEMQTNEEKVETMADYEEHFDDANPWNRVLGYMEEKTVLPVKIEGIVNGGAIAMVEGLRGFIPASKLSLSYIEDLETYLLKDIEVRVIDVDQANNRLVLSAREILKEKERKAREEQIANVKIGTVMEGTVETLQNYGAFIKLEDGLSGLVHVSQISQKRVKTPGDVLAVGDTVKVKIIGIKDGKISLSMKVLEEAPRETEERVEIPKSENIGTSLGDLFKNIQL, encoded by the coding sequence ATGAGCGAAGAAATGAAAACTGAAGAAATGCAGACAAACGAAGAAAAAGTTGAGACAATGGCGGACTACGAAGAACATTTCGATGATGCCAATCCCTGGAACAGAGTTCTCGGCTATATGGAAGAAAAGACGGTTCTGCCCGTAAAGATAGAAGGAATTGTAAACGGCGGGGCCATTGCCATGGTGGAAGGGCTGCGTGGGTTTATTCCTGCATCTAAGCTGTCCCTTTCCTATATAGAAGATTTGGAAACCTATCTTCTGAAAGATATTGAGGTCCGCGTCATTGACGTTGACCAGGCTAACAACCGTCTTGTCTTATCTGCAAGGGAAATACTAAAAGAAAAAGAAAGAAAGGCCCGTGAAGAGCAGATTGCAAATGTCAAAATAGGCACGGTTATGGAAGGCACTGTGGAGACTCTCCAAAATTATGGTGCATTTATAAAACTTGAAGATGGACTTTCCGGCCTTGTACATGTATCCCAGATATCCCAGAAGAGAGTCAAAACTCCAGGTGATGTACTGGCTGTGGGAGACACCGTAAAGGTGAAGATTATAGGAATCAAGGATGGCAAAATCAGCCTGAGCATGAAGGTGCTTGAGGAGGCTCCCAGGGAAACTGAAGAGCGGGTGGAGATCCCCAAAAGTGAGAATATTGGTACAAGCCTGGGCGATTTATTCAAGAACATTCAGCTGTAA